The following are from one region of the Klebsiella aerogenes genome:
- the murG gene encoding undecaprenyldiphospho-muramoylpentapeptide beta-N-acetylglucosaminyltransferase, translating into MSGQEKRLMVMAGGTGGHVFPGLAVAHHLMDQGWQVRWLGTADRMEADLVPKHGIDIDFIRISGLRGKGVKAQLLAPVRIFNAWRQARAIMKRFQPDVVLGMGGYVSGPGGLAAWSLGIPVVLHEQNGIAGLTNKWLAKIAKKVMQAFPGAFPHADVVGNPVRTDVLALPLPEQRLVGRQGPIRVLVVGGSQGARVLNQTMPQVAGKLGNAVTIWHQSGKGGQETVQQAYAAAGQPQHKVTEFIDDMAAAYAWADVVVCRSGALTVSEIAAAGLPALFVPFQHKDRQQYWNALPLEKAGAAKILEQPEFTVDAVAATLVGWDRETLLDMAERARGASIPDATERVAEEVSAVALAR; encoded by the coding sequence ATGAGCGGTCAGGAAAAGCGGTTAATGGTAATGGCAGGCGGTACCGGCGGACATGTGTTCCCGGGACTGGCGGTCGCGCACCATTTAATGGACCAGGGCTGGCAGGTTCGCTGGCTGGGTACCGCCGATCGTATGGAAGCGGATTTAGTGCCGAAGCACGGCATCGATATCGATTTTATCCGCATCTCCGGCCTGCGTGGCAAAGGGGTAAAAGCGCAGCTGTTAGCGCCGGTGCGCATTTTCAACGCCTGGCGTCAGGCACGGGCGATCATGAAGCGTTTCCAGCCGGATGTGGTGCTGGGAATGGGCGGTTACGTTTCAGGTCCCGGCGGCCTGGCGGCGTGGTCGCTGGGGATCCCGGTGGTGCTGCACGAACAAAATGGTATTGCCGGCTTGACCAACAAATGGCTGGCGAAGATTGCGAAGAAAGTGATGCAAGCGTTTCCCGGCGCGTTCCCGCACGCTGACGTGGTAGGTAACCCGGTGCGTACCGATGTACTGGCGCTGCCGTTACCTGAACAGCGTCTGGTCGGCCGTCAGGGGCCGATTCGTGTGCTGGTGGTCGGGGGGTCTCAGGGCGCCCGCGTGCTGAACCAGACTATGCCACAGGTCGCCGGGAAGCTTGGCAATGCGGTGACTATCTGGCATCAGAGCGGCAAGGGTGGCCAGGAAACGGTACAACAGGCGTATGCCGCCGCCGGTCAGCCGCAGCATAAAGTGACTGAATTTATTGATGACATGGCGGCGGCTTATGCCTGGGCCGATGTTGTCGTTTGCCGTTCCGGCGCGCTGACGGTGAGCGAAATCGCCGCCGCTGGTTTACCGGCGCTGTTTGTGCCGTTCCAGCACAAAGATCGTCAGCAGTACTGGAATGCGCTGCCGCTGGAGAAAGCTGGCGCGGCGAAAATTCTCGAACAACCTGAGTTTACGGTAGACGCCGTGGCGGCTACCCTGGTCGGTTGGGATCGGGAAACGCTGTTGGATATGGCGGAACGAGCGCGCGGCGCTTCGATTCCGGACGCTACCGAGCGGGTAGCAGAAGAGGTCAGCGCCGTAGCTTTGGCGCGCTAA
- the ftsW gene encoding cell division protein FtsW: MRFSLPRLKMPQLGLPRLNLPRLPGMFIFAWLFAALKGWVMGSRPKDNDSLVMYDRMLLWLTFGLAAIGFIMVTSASMPVGQRLANDPFLFAKRDGLYIVLAFALAMVTLRLPMDFWQRHSTAMLIASIVMLLIVLVVGSSVNGASRWIALGPLRIQPAEFTKLSLFCYIANYLVRKADEVRNNLRGFLKPMGVIFVLAILLLAQPDLGTVVVLFVTTLAMLFLAGAKLWQFIAIIGMGISAVVLLILAEPYRIRRVTSFWNPWEDPFGSGYQLTQSLMAFGRGEMWGQGLGNSVQKLEYLPEAHTDFIFAIIGEELGYIGVVLALLMVFFVAFRAMSIGRKALEIDHRFSGFLACAIGVWFSFQALVNVGAAAGMLPTKGLTLPLISYGGSSLLIMSTAIMLLLRIDYETRLEKAQAFTRGVR, from the coding sequence ATGCGATTCTCTCTCCCACGCCTGAAAATGCCGCAGTTGGGGCTGCCCCGGCTGAATCTTCCGCGACTGCCGGGGATGTTTATCTTCGCCTGGCTGTTCGCCGCGCTGAAAGGCTGGGTGATGGGCTCGCGCCCGAAAGATAACGACAGTCTGGTCATGTATGACCGGATGCTGCTGTGGCTGACTTTCGGCCTGGCGGCCATCGGCTTTATTATGGTGACCTCGGCGTCGATGCCGGTTGGACAGCGTCTGGCGAACGATCCGTTCCTGTTTGCCAAGCGTGATGGTCTGTACATTGTGCTGGCCTTCGCGCTGGCGATGGTGACGCTGCGCCTGCCGATGGACTTCTGGCAACGCCACAGTACCGCGATGCTCATCGCCTCGATTGTGATGCTGCTGATCGTACTGGTGGTGGGGAGCTCGGTTAACGGCGCGTCGCGCTGGATCGCGCTTGGGCCGCTGCGTATTCAGCCTGCGGAATTCACCAAGTTGTCGCTGTTTTGCTACATCGCCAACTATCTGGTTCGTAAGGCGGATGAAGTCCGTAACAACCTGCGTGGCTTCTTGAAGCCGATGGGCGTGATTTTCGTGCTGGCGATCCTGCTGCTGGCGCAGCCTGACCTCGGTACGGTCGTCGTGCTGTTCGTGACCACGCTGGCGATGCTGTTCCTGGCCGGTGCGAAACTGTGGCAGTTCATCGCCATTATCGGCATGGGGATCTCGGCCGTCGTGCTGCTGATCCTCGCCGAACCGTATCGTATTCGTCGCGTTACTTCTTTCTGGAACCCGTGGGAAGATCCGTTCGGCAGCGGCTACCAGCTGACCCAGTCACTGATGGCCTTTGGCCGTGGTGAGATGTGGGGACAAGGGCTCGGCAACTCGGTGCAGAAACTGGAGTATTTACCGGAGGCGCACACTGACTTCATCTTCGCGATTATCGGCGAAGAACTCGGTTATATCGGTGTGGTACTCGCGCTTTTAATGGTATTCTTCGTCGCCTTTCGCGCCATGTCGATTGGCCGCAAAGCGCTGGAGATTGACCACCGCTTCTCCGGCTTTTTGGCCTGCGCTATCGGCGTATGGTTCAGTTTCCAGGCGCTGGTTAACGTCGGGGCGGCAGCGGGGATGCTGCCGACCAAAGGTCTGACCCTACCGCTGATTAGTTATGGTGGTTCCAGTCTGCTGATTATGTCGACGGCCATCATGTTGTTATTGCGAATAGATTATGAAACGCGCCTCGAAAAAGCGCAGGCGTTTACACGGGGTGTTCGATGA
- the murD gene encoding UDP-N-acetylmuramoyl-L-alanine--D-glutamate ligase has protein sequence MADYQGKKVVIIGLGMTGLSCVDFFMARGVTPRVMDTRVAPAGLEKLPEAVERHVGGLNDDWLLAADLIVASPGIALAHPSLSAAADAGVEIVGDIELFCREAQAPIIAITGSNGKSTVTTLVGEMAKSAGVNVGVGGNIGLPALMLLDPARELYVLELSSFQLETTSSLKAVAATILNVTEDHMDRYPLGLQQYRAAKLRVYENAKTCVVNADDALTMPVRGADDRCVSFGVDVGDYHLNRQQGEIWLRVKGEKVLNVKEMIISGQHNYSNALAALALADAAGLPRASSLKALTTFTGLAHRFQLALEHNGVRWVNDSKATNVGSTEAALNGLHLDGTLYLLLGGDGKSADFAPLKRYLGGDNVRLYCFGRDGAQLAALRPEVAVQTETMEQAMRQIAPQVKSGDMVLLSPACASLDQFKNFEQRGDVFARLAKELG, from the coding sequence ATGGCAGATTATCAGGGTAAAAAAGTCGTCATTATTGGGCTGGGTATGACCGGCCTGTCATGCGTGGACTTTTTCATGGCGCGCGGCGTCACCCCGCGCGTGATGGATACCCGCGTCGCCCCTGCCGGGCTTGAGAAGCTGCCGGAAGCCGTTGAGCGCCACGTTGGCGGTCTTAACGACGACTGGCTGCTGGCGGCGGATCTGATTGTCGCCAGTCCGGGGATCGCGTTGGCGCATCCTTCGCTGAGCGCGGCAGCGGACGCTGGCGTGGAAATCGTCGGCGACATCGAGCTGTTCTGCCGTGAGGCGCAGGCGCCGATTATCGCGATTACCGGCTCGAACGGCAAAAGCACCGTCACCACCCTGGTGGGTGAGATGGCGAAGTCGGCGGGCGTTAACGTCGGCGTCGGCGGCAATATCGGCCTGCCAGCGCTGATGCTGCTGGATCCGGCGCGCGAACTGTATGTGCTCGAACTCTCCAGCTTTCAGCTGGAAACAACCTCCAGCCTGAAAGCCGTCGCGGCGACCATCCTCAATGTGACCGAGGATCATATGGATCGCTACCCGTTGGGTCTGCAGCAGTACCGCGCCGCAAAACTGCGGGTATATGAAAATGCCAAAACCTGTGTGGTGAATGCCGATGATGCACTCACCATGCCGGTACGCGGCGCTGACGATCGCTGCGTCAGCTTCGGCGTTGACGTCGGCGACTATCATCTCAACCGCCAGCAGGGTGAAATCTGGCTGCGGGTGAAAGGCGAAAAAGTGCTGAACGTGAAAGAGATGATCATCAGCGGCCAGCATAACTACAGCAATGCGCTGGCGGCGCTGGCGCTGGCCGATGCCGCCGGTCTGCCGCGCGCCAGTAGCCTGAAGGCGCTGACGACGTTCACCGGCCTGGCGCACCGTTTCCAACTGGCGCTGGAGCATAACGGCGTGCGTTGGGTTAACGACTCAAAAGCGACCAACGTCGGCAGCACCGAAGCGGCGCTGAACGGCCTGCATCTCGACGGCACGCTGTATCTGCTGTTGGGTGGCGACGGTAAATCCGCTGACTTCGCGCCGCTGAAGCGTTATCTGGGCGGCGATAACGTCCGTCTGTACTGCTTTGGCCGCGATGGCGCTCAACTGGCGGCTCTGCGCCCGGAAGTCGCGGTACAGACCGAAACGATGGAACAGGCGATGCGTCAAATCGCCCCACAGGTGAAATCCGGCGATATGGTCTTGCTGTCGCCTGCCTGCGCGAGTCTGGACCAGTTTAAAAACTTTGAACAACGGGGCGATGTCTTTGCCCGTCTGGCGAAGGAGTTAGGTTGA
- the mraY gene encoding phospho-N-acetylmuramoyl-pentapeptide-transferase, protein MLVWLAEHLVKYYSGFNVFSYLTFRAIVSLLTALFISLWMGPRMIARLQKLSFGQVVRNDGPESHFSKRGTPTMGGIMILTAITVSVLLWAYPSNPYVWCVLTVLIGYGIIGFVDDYRKVVRKDTKGLIARWKYFWMSVIALGVAFALYLAGKDTPATELVVPFFKDVMPQLGLLYILLAYFVIVGTGNAVNLTDGLDGLAIMPTVFVAAGFALVAWATGNMNFANYLHIPYLRHAGELVIVCTAIVGAGLGFLWFNTYPAQVFMGDVGSLALGGALGIIAVLLRQEFLLVIMGGVFVVETLSVILQVGSFKLRGQRIFRMAPIHHHYELKGWPEPRVIVRFWIISLMLVLIGLATLKVR, encoded by the coding sequence ATGTTAGTATGGCTGGCCGAACATCTGGTCAAATATTATTCCGGCTTTAACGTCTTTTCCTACCTGACGTTTCGCGCCATCGTCAGCCTGCTGACCGCGCTGTTCATCTCTTTGTGGATGGGCCCGCGCATGATCGCCCGCCTGCAAAAACTGTCCTTTGGCCAGGTCGTGCGTAACGACGGTCCGGAGTCCCACTTCAGCAAACGCGGCACTCCGACCATGGGCGGGATCATGATCCTGACCGCGATTACCGTTTCCGTTCTGTTGTGGGCTTATCCGTCCAACCCGTACGTCTGGTGCGTGCTGACGGTTCTGATCGGCTACGGCATTATCGGTTTTGTCGACGACTACCGTAAGGTTGTGCGTAAAGATACCAAAGGCCTGATTGCTCGCTGGAAGTACTTCTGGATGTCGGTGATTGCGCTGGGCGTGGCGTTCGCGTTGTATCTGGCGGGTAAAGATACTCCGGCGACCGAGCTGGTGGTCCCGTTCTTTAAAGACGTGATGCCGCAGTTGGGTCTGCTGTATATCCTGCTGGCCTACTTCGTGATTGTCGGCACCGGCAACGCGGTCAACCTGACCGATGGCCTCGATGGCCTGGCGATTATGCCGACTGTCTTCGTCGCGGCCGGCTTTGCGCTGGTGGCGTGGGCGACCGGTAACATGAACTTCGCCAACTACCTGCACATTCCTTATCTGCGCCACGCCGGCGAGCTGGTTATCGTCTGTACGGCGATTGTCGGCGCGGGCCTCGGCTTCCTGTGGTTCAACACCTATCCGGCGCAGGTCTTCATGGGCGACGTCGGTTCACTGGCACTCGGCGGCGCGCTGGGCATTATCGCCGTGCTGCTACGTCAGGAATTCCTGCTGGTGATTATGGGCGGCGTTTTCGTGGTGGAAACCCTGTCGGTGATCCTGCAAGTCGGCTCCTTTAAGCTGCGCGGTCAGCGCATCTTCCGTATGGCGCCGATACACCATCACTATGAACTGAAAGGCTGGCCTGAACCGCGCGTTATCGTGCGCTTCTGGATTATTTCGCTGATGCTGGTGCTGATTGGCCTGGCGACGCTGAAGGTACGTTAA
- the murF gene encoding UDP-N-acetylmuramoyl-tripeptide--D-alanyl-D-alanine ligase translates to MIRFTLSQLADITRGERQGSDIAINEVTSDTRKVTAGCLFVALKGERFDAHDFAEQAKAAGAGALLVSRPLDCDLPQVVVKDTRLAFGELAAWVRQQVPTRVVALTGSSGKTSVKEMTAAILSQCGKTLYTAGNLNNDIGVPMTLLRLNKEHQYAVIELGANHQGEIAWTVGLTRPEAALVNNLAAAHLEGFGSLAGVAKAKGEIFSGLSQNGIAILNADNNDWLNWQSVIGDRKVWRFSPNAANSDFTATNIHITSHGTEFTLQTPTGNVDVLLPLPGRHNIANALAATSLAMAVGADLAAVKTGLAQLQAVPGRLFPIPLAENQLLLDDSYNANVGSMTAAVQVLAEMPGFRAMVVGDMAELGAESAACHREVGEAAKAAGLDCVLSVGSLSADISSASGVGEHFNDKAAVVARLRELLAEHKVMTILVKGSRSAAMEEVVRALQEIATC, encoded by the coding sequence ATGATTCGTTTTACGTTAAGTCAGCTCGCCGATATCACGCGCGGCGAACGGCAGGGTAGCGATATCGCTATCAATGAAGTGACGTCCGACACCCGTAAAGTTACGGCGGGTTGCCTGTTCGTGGCGCTGAAGGGTGAACGTTTTGACGCCCATGATTTTGCCGAGCAGGCGAAAGCGGCGGGCGCGGGCGCGTTGCTGGTCAGCCGTCCGTTGGACTGTGATTTGCCGCAGGTTGTGGTGAAAGACACCCGCCTGGCGTTTGGCGAATTAGCCGCCTGGGTACGTCAGCAGGTGCCGACTCGCGTCGTCGCGCTGACCGGATCTTCCGGCAAAACCTCAGTTAAAGAGATGACGGCGGCGATCCTCAGCCAGTGCGGCAAGACGCTGTATACCGCCGGTAACCTGAATAACGATATCGGGGTACCGATGACGCTGCTGCGTCTGAACAAAGAACATCAGTATGCGGTCATTGAACTGGGCGCTAACCACCAGGGCGAAATTGCCTGGACCGTCGGTCTGACGCGTCCGGAAGCGGCGCTGGTCAATAATCTCGCTGCCGCTCACCTTGAGGGTTTCGGCTCGCTGGCGGGGGTGGCGAAAGCGAAGGGTGAAATCTTTAGCGGCCTGTCGCAAAACGGTATTGCTATTTTGAACGCCGACAACAACGACTGGCTGAACTGGCAGAGCGTGATCGGCGATCGCAAAGTGTGGCGCTTCTCGCCAAATGCGGCGAACAGCGACTTTACGGCGACCAATATTCACATCACCAGCCACGGCACAGAATTTACGCTGCAGACCCCAACCGGGAATGTCGATGTGCTGTTGCCGCTGCCGGGACGCCACAACATTGCTAACGCGCTGGCGGCGACGTCGCTGGCGATGGCGGTAGGCGCCGATCTGGCGGCAGTGAAAACCGGACTGGCGCAGCTGCAAGCGGTGCCGGGACGCCTGTTCCCGATCCCGTTGGCGGAAAACCAGCTGTTGCTCGATGACTCCTACAACGCGAACGTCGGGTCGATGACCGCCGCGGTGCAGGTACTGGCGGAAATGCCGGGCTTCCGGGCAATGGTGGTTGGCGATATGGCGGAGCTCGGCGCGGAAAGCGCGGCATGCCATCGCGAAGTCGGCGAAGCGGCGAAAGCGGCGGGACTGGATTGCGTCCTGAGCGTGGGGTCCCTGAGCGCGGATATCAGCAGCGCCAGCGGTGTTGGCGAACATTTTAATGATAAAGCCGCCGTGGTGGCTCGCCTGCGCGAGCTGCTGGCAGAGCACAAAGTTATGACCATTTTAGTGAAGGGTTCACGTAGTGCCGCCATGGAAGAGGTAGTACGCGCATTACAGGAGATTGCGACATGTTAG
- the murE gene encoding UDP-N-acetylmuramoyl-L-alanyl-D-glutamate--2,6-diaminopimelate ligase, which yields MADRNLRDLLAPWVPNAPERILREMTLDSRVAASGDLFVAVQGHQADGRRYIPQAIAQGVAAIIAEAQGEAEDGEVREMHGVPVIYLSQLNERLSALAGRFYHQPSQQMRLVGVTGTNGKTTTTQLLAQWAKLLGETSAVMGTVGNGLLDKVVPTENTTGSAVDVQHVLSGLAGQGATFGAMEVSSHGLVQHRVAALQFAASVFTNLSRDHLDYHGDMEHYEAAKWLLYSTHHCGQAIVNADDEVGRRWLAKLPDAVAVSMEDHINPNCHGRWLKATAVNYHDSGATIQFASSWGNGEIESRLMGAFNVSNLLLALATLLALEYPLADLLKTSSRLQPVCGRMEVFSAPGKPTVVVDYAHTPDALEKALQAARLHCSGKLWCVFGCGGDRDKGKRPLMGAIAEEFADIVVVTDDNPRTEEPRAIINDILAGMLDAGQARVMEGRAEAVTNAVMQAKENDVVLVAGKGHEDYQIVGNRRLDYSDRVTVARLLGVVA from the coding sequence GTGGCAGATCGTAATTTGCGCGACCTTCTCGCTCCGTGGGTGCCAAATGCGCCGGAGCGAATTCTGCGAGAGATGACGCTGGACAGCCGTGTGGCGGCGTCCGGCGACCTCTTTGTCGCGGTACAGGGTCATCAGGCGGACGGGCGTCGTTATATCCCGCAGGCGATAGCGCAAGGTGTTGCTGCCATTATTGCTGAGGCGCAGGGCGAGGCCGAAGACGGCGAAGTGCGCGAGATGCACGGCGTACCGGTCATCTACCTGAGCCAGCTGAATGAGCGTTTATCGGCGCTGGCCGGGCGTTTTTACCATCAGCCTTCGCAGCAGATGCGTCTGGTGGGCGTCACCGGCACCAACGGTAAGACCACCACTACTCAGCTGTTGGCGCAGTGGGCTAAGCTGCTGGGTGAAACCAGCGCGGTGATGGGGACCGTCGGTAACGGTCTGTTGGATAAAGTGGTGCCGACTGAAAACACAACCGGTTCCGCAGTGGATGTACAGCACGTCCTTTCCGGCCTGGCAGGGCAGGGCGCGACTTTCGGCGCGATGGAAGTGTCCTCTCACGGTCTGGTCCAGCACCGCGTGGCGGCGCTGCAGTTTGCTGCCTCGGTGTTTACCAACCTGAGCCGCGATCACCTCGATTACCATGGCGACATGGAACATTACGAAGCGGCAAAATGGCTGCTGTATTCCACCCACCATTGCGGCCAGGCCATCGTCAACGCTGACGATGAAGTTGGGCGTCGCTGGCTGGCGAAGCTGCCGGACGCGGTCGCAGTATCGATGGAAGATCATATCAATCCGAACTGTCACGGTCGCTGGCTAAAGGCGACAGCGGTTAACTATCACGACAGTGGTGCGACGATCCAGTTTGCCTCAAGCTGGGGCAATGGTGAAATCGAAAGCCGCCTGATGGGCGCATTTAACGTCAGCAACTTGTTGTTGGCGCTGGCGACGCTGCTGGCGTTGGAATACCCGCTGGCAGATTTGCTGAAGACCTCCTCGCGTTTACAGCCGGTTTGCGGCCGCATGGAAGTGTTCAGCGCGCCGGGTAAACCCACCGTCGTCGTCGATTACGCCCACACGCCTGACGCACTGGAAAAAGCGCTGCAGGCCGCGCGTCTGCACTGCAGCGGCAAGCTGTGGTGCGTCTTCGGCTGCGGCGGCGATCGCGATAAAGGTAAGCGTCCGCTGATGGGCGCGATTGCTGAAGAGTTCGCCGATATTGTGGTGGTGACCGATGACAACCCGCGTACTGAAGAGCCGCGGGCGATTATCAACGACATTCTGGCCGGCATGCTCGATGCGGGGCAGGCGCGGGTGATGGAAGGCCGCGCGGAAGCGGTCACCAACGCCGTCATGCAGGCGAAAGAAAACGACGTCGTGCTGGTGGCGGGTAAAGGCCACGAAGACTATCAGATCGTTGGCAACCGCCGTCTGGATTATTCCGACCGGGTTACCGTCGCGCGTCTGCTGGGAGTGGTGGCATGA
- a CDS encoding peptidoglycan glycosyltransferase FtsI encodes MKAAPKTPKAKRQEEQANFISWRFALLCGCILIALAFLLGRVAWLQVVSPDMLVRQGDMRSLRVQEVSTARGMITDRSGRPLAVSVPVKAIWADPKELHDAGGVTLDNRWKALADALKMPLDQLASRINSNPRMRFIYLARQVNPDMADYIKKLKLPGIHLREESRRYYPSGEVTAHLIGFTNVDSQGIEGVEKSFDKWLTGQPGERIVRKDRYGRVIEDISSTDSQAAHNLALSIDERLQALVYRELNNAVAFNKAESGSAVLVDVSTGEVLAMANSPSYNPNNFAGTAKDTMRNRAITDVFEPGSTVKPMVVMTALQRGIVNENTVLNTIPYRINGHEIKDVARYSELTLTGVLQKSSNVGVSKLALAMPSSALVDTYSRFGLGKATNLGLVGERSGLYPQKQRWSDIERATFSFGYGLMVTPLQLARVYATIGSYGIYRPLSITKVDPPVPGERVFPESLVRTVVHMMESVALPGGGGVKAAIKGYRIAIKTGTAKKVGPDGRYINKYIAYTAGVAPASHPRFALVVVINDPQAGKYYGGAVSAPVFGAIMGGVLRTMNIEPDALATGEKSEFVINQGEGTGGRS; translated from the coding sequence ATGAAAGCAGCGCCGAAAACGCCAAAAGCAAAACGTCAGGAAGAACAAGCCAACTTTATCAGTTGGCGTTTTGCGTTGCTGTGCGGATGTATTTTAATCGCTCTGGCCTTCCTGCTTGGCCGCGTCGCCTGGTTACAGGTGGTCAGCCCGGACATGCTGGTGCGTCAGGGGGATATGCGTTCTCTGCGCGTGCAGGAAGTGTCGACCGCGCGCGGCATGATTACCGACCGCTCCGGTCGCCCGCTGGCGGTGAGCGTACCGGTGAAAGCCATCTGGGCCGACCCGAAAGAGCTGCATGACGCCGGTGGCGTGACGCTCGATAACCGCTGGAAAGCGTTAGCCGATGCGTTGAAAATGCCGCTGGATCAGCTGGCCTCGCGCATCAATAGCAACCCGCGGATGCGTTTTATTTATCTGGCGCGTCAGGTTAACCCTGACATGGCGGATTACATCAAAAAATTGAAACTGCCGGGTATTCATCTGCGTGAAGAATCACGCCGTTATTATCCGTCAGGCGAAGTAACCGCTCACCTCATTGGCTTCACCAACGTCGATAGCCAGGGGATTGAAGGGGTCGAGAAAAGCTTTGATAAATGGCTCACCGGCCAGCCGGGCGAACGTATTGTGCGTAAAGACCGCTATGGCCGCGTCATTGAAGACATCTCTTCCACTGACAGCCAGGCGGCGCACAACCTTGCGTTGAGCATCGACGAACGTCTGCAGGCGCTGGTGTATCGCGAGCTGAACAACGCCGTGGCCTTTAACAAAGCGGAGTCGGGTAGCGCGGTTCTGGTCGATGTCAGCACTGGCGAAGTCCTGGCGATGGCCAATAGCCCGTCTTACAACCCGAATAACTTCGCCGGTACGGCAAAAGACACGATGCGTAACCGCGCCATCACCGACGTGTTCGAACCGGGTTCTACGGTCAAACCGATGGTAGTGATGACGGCGCTGCAGCGCGGCATCGTTAACGAAAATACCGTATTGAACACCATTCCTTATCGAATTAACGGCCACGAAATCAAAGACGTGGCGCGCTACAGCGAATTGACCCTGACCGGGGTGCTACAGAAGTCGAGTAACGTTGGCGTTTCCAAGCTGGCGTTAGCGATGCCGTCCTCAGCGTTAGTAGATACTTACTCACGTTTTGGGCTAGGAAAGGCGACCAATTTGGGGTTGGTCGGAGAACGCAGTGGCTTATATCCTCAAAAACAACGGTGGTCTGACATAGAGAGGGCCACCTTTTCTTTCGGCTACGGGCTAATGGTAACGCCGTTACAGCTAGCGCGAGTCTACGCAACGATTGGCAGCTACGGCATCTATCGCCCGCTGTCGATTACCAAGGTTGATCCACCGGTTCCGGGCGAGCGCGTGTTCCCGGAATCACTCGTACGTACCGTCGTTCACATGATGGAAAGCGTGGCGCTGCCCGGCGGCGGCGGCGTGAAAGCGGCGATCAAAGGCTATCGCATCGCGATTAAAACCGGTACGGCGAAAAAAGTGGGGCCGGATGGCCGCTACATCAACAAATATATTGCTTACACCGCAGGCGTTGCGCCCGCCAGCCATCCGCGCTTCGCGCTGGTGGTGGTGATCAACGACCCGCAGGCAGGTAAATACTACGGCGGCGCCGTTTCCGCGCCGGTCTTCGGTGCCATCATGGGCGGCGTATTGCGGACCATGAACATCGAACCGGATGCGCTGGCAACGGGCGAAAAAAGTGAATTTGTGATTAATCAAGGCGAGGGAACAGGTGGCAGATCGTAA
- the ftsL gene encoding cell division protein FtsL, translated as MIGRVTVALSKVKGSLGSTERHALPGVIGDDLLRFGKLPLCLFICIIITAITVVTTAHHTRLLTAQREQLVLERDALDIEWRNLILEENALGDHSRVERIATEKLQMQHVDPSQENIVVQK; from the coding sequence ATGATCGGCAGAGTGACAGTAGCCTTAAGCAAAGTTAAAGGATCGTTAGGAAGCACCGAGCGTCATGCTTTGCCTGGCGTTATCGGGGACGATCTTCTGCGGTTTGGGAAGCTGCCACTCTGTCTGTTCATTTGCATCATCATTACGGCGATTACCGTGGTGACGACGGCGCACCATACCCGTCTGTTAACCGCGCAGCGTGAACAACTCGTTCTGGAGCGTGACGCTCTGGATATTGAATGGCGCAACCTGATCCTCGAAGAGAATGCCCTTGGCGATCACAGTCGGGTTGAGCGGATCGCGACTGAAAAGTTGCAGATGCAACACGTTGATCCATCACAAGAAAACATAGTGGTACAGAAATAA
- the rsmH gene encoding 16S rRNA (cytosine(1402)-N(4))-methyltransferase RsmH, whose product MMENFKHTTVLLDEAVNGLNIRPDGIYIDGTFGRGGHSRLILSQLGAEGRLLAIDRDPTAIAVAQTIDDPRFSIVHGPFSQLADYVGERNLTGKIDGILLDLGVSSPQLDDAERGFSFMRDGPLDMRMDPTRGQSAAEWLQTAEEADIAWVIKTFGEERFGKRIARAIVERNRIEPMTRTKELAEVIAAAMPVKDKHKHPATRTFQAVRIWVNSELEEIEQALKSSLGVLAPGGRLSIISFHSLEDRIVKRFMREQSRGPQVPAGIPMTEEQLRKLGGRQLRALGKLMPGEEEVAENPRARSSVLRIAERTNA is encoded by the coding sequence ATGATGGAAAATTTTAAACACACTACGGTACTTTTGGATGAAGCCGTTAACGGCCTGAACATTCGTCCGGATGGTATCTACATTGATGGAACCTTTGGCCGCGGCGGTCACTCGCGTTTGATCCTCTCCCAACTGGGGGCGGAAGGACGCCTGCTGGCAATCGATCGCGACCCGACGGCTATCGCCGTTGCGCAAACCATCGATGACCCTCGCTTTTCCATCGTGCATGGTCCTTTTTCACAGCTGGCTGACTACGTCGGCGAGCGCAATCTTACCGGCAAGATCGACGGTATTCTTCTCGATCTTGGCGTGTCTTCACCGCAGTTGGATGACGCGGAGCGCGGATTCTCCTTTATGCGCGACGGTCCGTTGGACATGCGTATGGATCCAACCCGCGGTCAATCTGCCGCTGAATGGCTACAGACCGCTGAAGAGGCGGACATCGCCTGGGTGATTAAAACCTTTGGCGAAGAGCGTTTCGGCAAACGTATCGCGCGTGCGATCGTTGAACGCAACCGTATTGAGCCGATGACCCGCACCAAAGAGCTGGCGGAAGTCATTGCGGCGGCGATGCCGGTGAAAGATAAACACAAACATCCCGCGACCCGTACCTTCCAGGCGGTGCGCATTTGGGTGAACAGTGAACTGGAGGAGATAGAGCAGGCGCTAAAAAGCTCGCTCGGCGTGCTGGCCCCGGGGGGGCGGCTGTCGATAATCAGTTTCCATTCGCTGGAAGACCGTATTGTGAAGCGCTTCATGCGTGAGCAAAGCCGCGGTCCGCAGGTTCCAGCAGGGATCCCGATGACTGAAGAGCAGCTCAGGAAACTGGGCGGCCGTCAGCTGCGAGCACTAGGCAAGTTGATGCCGGGCGAAGAAGAGGTGGCAGAGAATCCACGCGCTCGTAGTTCAGTGCTGCGTATTGCAGAGAGGACGAACGCATGA